Proteins from a single region of Coraliomargarita parva:
- a CDS encoding LacI family DNA-binding transcriptional regulator: MSDSIPTIREIAKACGCNNSTVSRALSNKPNISPATRERVQKIAKDMGWRPNPIVAAYAAHRRASAKPQFQATLAYLLDNETLNPEAGKNFKDNHFRGARNYATKLGYKVETFKLAEVDYNTRRLCSMIRNRGIPGVIIPDIRTLNFLSESEFDWESFAMATSDYAVHSIRLHRSAYYWPQGMRIIIEKIKRYGYHKTALILHESFDKLTDYVLTSAFYHFEKHHDKRQNFKSYIIPEGSKDVLGQVESWLVKNKPQVVIATDETWNAIQHLKLRVPDDIAYVSPHWSPDWPQIAGLNQNWEVMGANAVELIANQINSNERGIPTTPKMLFNEGFWVDGASLPNRNSTDSD, translated from the coding sequence ATGTCTGATTCGATCCCCACGATTCGCGAAATTGCCAAAGCCTGCGGATGCAACAACTCGACAGTCTCCCGCGCACTCTCCAACAAACCGAACATATCTCCGGCAACGCGCGAACGGGTCCAAAAGATCGCGAAGGATATGGGTTGGCGCCCCAATCCGATCGTTGCAGCCTATGCCGCCCACCGGCGAGCCAGCGCCAAACCGCAGTTCCAAGCCACACTGGCCTACCTGCTCGACAACGAAACACTCAACCCCGAAGCGGGAAAAAACTTCAAAGACAACCATTTCAGAGGTGCCCGGAACTATGCGACCAAACTCGGCTATAAGGTCGAGACGTTCAAACTCGCCGAGGTTGACTACAACACCCGTAGACTCTGCAGCATGATCCGCAACCGAGGCATCCCCGGAGTGATCATACCCGATATTCGCACACTCAATTTCCTGTCCGAATCCGAATTCGACTGGGAAAGTTTTGCCATGGCCACTTCCGACTATGCGGTGCACTCGATCCGGTTGCACCGCTCCGCCTATTACTGGCCTCAAGGCATGCGCATCATTATCGAAAAGATAAAGCGCTACGGCTACCATAAGACAGCGCTCATCTTGCACGAGAGTTTTGATAAACTGACTGACTATGTGCTGACTTCCGCCTTTTACCATTTCGAGAAGCACCACGATAAAAGACAGAACTTCAAATCCTACATTATTCCTGAAGGATCAAAAGACGTCCTCGGACAGGTAGAATCCTGGCTAGTGAAGAACAAGCCGCAAGTCGTGATAGCAACGGATGAAACTTGGAATGCGATCCAGCATCTCAAGCTAAGAGTTCCTGATGACATTGCCTATGTCTCGCCGCACTGGAGCCCGGACTGGCCTCAGATCGCCGGCCTGAACCAGAACTGGGAAGTCATGGGAGCCAATGCTGTTGAATTAATAGCCAATCAAATCAACTCAAATGAGCGCGGCATCCCAACCACGCCTAAAATGCTGTTCAATGAAGGCTTTTGGGTCGACGGCGCGTCACTCCCCAACCGTAACAGCACAGACTCCGACTAG
- a CDS encoding LacI family DNA-binding transcriptional regulator: MSDSIPTTREIAQACGCNSSTVSRALSNSPLISEATRTRILKVAKKMGWRPNPIVSAYVAHRRASSKQQYQATLAYIVDNEILGKKNGITYREIHFHGAQEHAKQLGFKLEVFRLSEVENNTKRLGQLIKSRGIPGIIIPDPKMLNFLAQAQFDWNSFSFATSGYHYHSLPLNRSVVYWPHGIRLMVEQIREYGYRNIAFIISEDFDRLTDFVLSSTFYHYQIHPQAGEKYNSFIIPSSIKDPEKRIADWLIKQRPDAVISTHATWKAIHDLGWKVPGDIAFASPHWSPEWPQIAGLNQDWQTLGANAVELIANQINTNIRGLPKTPKVLVSNGFWVDGDSTPKRTAISSPE, translated from the coding sequence ATGTCAGATTCGATCCCAACAACCCGTGAAATCGCCCAGGCCTGCGGATGCAACAGCTCAACCGTATCACGCGCCCTTTCGAACAGCCCGCTGATTTCCGAAGCAACACGAACAAGGATCTTAAAAGTCGCAAAGAAGATGGGCTGGCGACCCAACCCGATCGTGTCCGCGTATGTCGCGCATCGACGCGCGTCTTCCAAGCAACAATATCAGGCAACGCTCGCCTATATTGTAGATAATGAAATTCTGGGAAAGAAAAACGGCATCACTTATCGGGAAATCCATTTCCACGGTGCCCAAGAGCATGCGAAGCAACTGGGCTTCAAACTGGAAGTATTCCGCCTTTCGGAGGTTGAGAACAATACCAAGCGCCTCGGCCAACTCATCAAAAGTCGCGGCATTCCCGGTATCATTATTCCAGATCCCAAAATGCTGAATTTTCTAGCCCAAGCTCAATTCGACTGGAATAGTTTTTCATTCGCAACATCCGGCTATCACTACCACTCGCTACCCCTCAACCGGTCCGTCGTTTACTGGCCCCATGGCATACGCCTGATGGTGGAGCAAATACGTGAGTATGGATATCGGAATATCGCTTTCATTATCAGCGAGGATTTTGATCGCCTCACCGACTTCGTGCTGAGCTCGACCTTTTATCATTACCAAATACATCCTCAAGCAGGTGAGAAATATAATTCATTCATCATCCCTTCGAGCATCAAGGATCCGGAAAAAAGAATCGCCGACTGGCTCATCAAACAACGCCCCGACGCCGTAATTTCCACACACGCCACCTGGAAGGCGATTCATGATCTCGGGTGGAAGGTCCCCGGGGACATTGCCTTTGCCTCACCTCACTGGAGTCCCGAATGGCCTCAAATTGCAGGATTGAATCAGGACTGGCAAACACTTGGAGCGAACGCAGTCGAACTGATCGCCAATCAGATTAACACGAACATTCGGGGCCTGCCGAAAACTCCAAAGGTCTTAGTTAGTAATGGCTTTTGGGTCGATGGAGACTCCACACCAAAGCGGACAGCAATCAGCTCGCCCGAATAG
- a CDS encoding endo-1,4-beta-xylanase has protein sequence MKNSANENVALAAEDVLNIIHNKAGSVVSEAYQELWNPEVQAKIDEAIDRNRKADATFILEDVPSGTEVSVEQLDHEFRFGAHIFNFNQLGSDACNERYKDLYGSFFNSATIPFYWRTLEPDEAEPRFEGRFEDSAEFWNTVTDPKRQPHWRRPAPDPIVEFCEQKKIHLHGHTLVWGNEIWHNPLWMREKLPARFRRMVELVDGNMPIKAPLFDDLSIEQLERMMPEFTLELHKQMARRIYEIGLRYKGRLSSWDIVNESSTDFREGKMVPGAGLCKSWYGLMPGDYAFRAFKLAESIFPESLLLNINDYNMDEHYLAQVKSLLSRGCKVDAIGAQMHLFDPEVCRAIAMGESRKQCPAQVYEELNRLSEAGLPLHLSEITITSPDSSEYGQMVQAIIARNLYRLWFSLPMMSAISWWNVVDDCGAPGEPSYSGLFFRDMTPKASFHALNDLIHNEWKTKLELSALDDGSVRFRGFPGRYQVKWTDADGSERSAEFVLKSSAHA, from the coding sequence ATGAAAAATTCTGCGAATGAGAACGTGGCCCTGGCTGCAGAGGATGTTCTTAACATCATACACAACAAGGCGGGCTCCGTGGTGAGTGAAGCTTATCAGGAACTCTGGAATCCGGAGGTGCAGGCGAAGATCGATGAGGCGATTGATCGGAACCGGAAGGCGGATGCGACCTTCATCCTGGAAGATGTGCCCAGTGGCACTGAGGTGAGTGTGGAGCAGCTCGACCATGAATTCAGGTTCGGGGCCCATATCTTTAATTTCAACCAATTGGGCAGTGATGCCTGCAACGAGCGATACAAGGATTTGTATGGCAGCTTCTTCAACTCTGCTACGATTCCCTTTTACTGGCGCACGTTGGAGCCGGATGAGGCGGAGCCCCGCTTCGAGGGGCGTTTCGAGGATAGTGCAGAGTTTTGGAATACGGTGACAGACCCGAAGCGCCAGCCCCATTGGCGCCGGCCTGCACCCGATCCGATTGTCGAGTTTTGCGAGCAGAAGAAGATACATCTGCACGGACACACCCTGGTTTGGGGCAATGAAATCTGGCATAATCCCCTCTGGATGCGTGAGAAATTGCCGGCACGTTTCCGCCGAATGGTTGAGCTGGTGGATGGCAATATGCCGATCAAGGCTCCGCTGTTCGACGACCTCTCGATTGAGCAGCTCGAGCGGATGATGCCTGAGTTCACTCTTGAGCTGCATAAGCAGATGGCACGTCGCATCTATGAAATCGGCCTTCGTTATAAAGGGCGTTTGTCGAGTTGGGACATCGTTAATGAGAGTTCCACTGACTTCCGTGAAGGAAAAATGGTGCCCGGGGCAGGGCTCTGCAAAAGTTGGTATGGTCTGATGCCGGGCGACTATGCGTTCCGTGCATTCAAGCTTGCTGAAAGTATCTTTCCCGAGTCGCTTCTGCTGAACATCAATGACTACAACATGGATGAGCATTACCTTGCGCAGGTAAAGTCGCTCCTGTCCAGAGGTTGTAAGGTGGATGCGATTGGCGCCCAAATGCATTTGTTTGACCCTGAAGTGTGTCGGGCAATTGCTATGGGGGAAAGCCGGAAGCAATGCCCCGCCCAGGTTTACGAAGAGCTGAACAGGCTTTCCGAGGCCGGACTTCCTTTGCATCTCAGTGAAATTACCATCACCTCGCCGGATAGCAGTGAGTATGGACAGATGGTGCAGGCTATTATTGCCCGGAACTTATACCGCCTCTGGTTCAGCCTGCCGATGATGTCGGCGATTTCCTGGTGGAATGTGGTGGATGACTGTGGCGCACCCGGAGAGCCTTCATATTCAGGTCTCTTCTTCCGGGATATGACGCCAAAGGCTTCCTTCCATGCACTCAATGATCTGATCCATAATGAGTGGAAGACCAAATTAGAGCTTTCAGCTTTGGATGATGGCAGTGTCCGGTTCCGGGGCTTCCCCGGCCGCTATCAGGTGAAATGGACGGATGCCGATGGTTCCGAACGGAGCGCTGAGTTTGTATTGAAAAGTTCGGCACACGCATGA
- a CDS encoding sulfatase, with protein sequence MRVLYIDIDSLRPDHLGCYGYHRNTSPVIDQIAREGVVFDRCYTTDAPCLPSRTAFYSGRFGIQTGVVGHGGTAAQPKVEGATRSFDDLYNQQGLARQFQKLGFHTAMVSPFGQRHAAWHFYAGFHEVHNTGDGGMESAEVVQPVVDKWMADNASKDNWFLHLNYWDPHAPYRVPDEYGNPFEGEPIPEWLEQEGLVPKHNKIVGPHTSMEVCMYHGRGNPRYPRYPGQITDDRTLRMMIDGYDVGVRYVDDHLARTIAALKDAGVYDDTMIIISADHGENLGELGIYGEHATADDATCRIPLIIKYPGGAQGVRNQMLHYNIDLAPTLMELFGGEKQPIWDGDSFAAAIEAGDDVGRDEVVFGQCAHVCQRSVRWGRWLYTKTYHDGLRLYPQEMLFDLDVDPHEENDIADENPEICREGQWRLSRWHDAQMQRMALNGGDMVDPLWTVVREGGPFHARIGNSSLGGTPLKDGFEDYMQHLEATDRQEGAIQLRQKYAAQLARC encoded by the coding sequence ATGCGAGTTCTCTACATCGATATTGATAGTCTGCGCCCGGACCATTTGGGATGCTACGGCTACCATCGCAATACAAGCCCAGTTATCGATCAAATCGCCCGGGAGGGAGTTGTCTTTGATCGTTGCTATACCACGGATGCGCCTTGTCTGCCGTCACGCACGGCATTCTATTCGGGACGTTTCGGAATTCAGACCGGTGTGGTCGGGCACGGTGGCACCGCAGCTCAGCCCAAGGTAGAAGGGGCGACGCGGAGCTTTGACGATCTGTATAATCAACAAGGCCTGGCCCGTCAGTTTCAGAAACTGGGATTTCATACTGCGATGGTGAGTCCATTCGGGCAGCGGCATGCGGCTTGGCATTTCTATGCCGGATTCCATGAGGTGCATAATACCGGGGATGGCGGAATGGAATCGGCCGAGGTCGTTCAACCCGTCGTTGATAAGTGGATGGCGGACAATGCGTCCAAAGATAACTGGTTCCTGCATTTAAATTATTGGGATCCGCATGCGCCTTACCGGGTCCCCGATGAATACGGTAATCCCTTCGAGGGAGAGCCGATTCCGGAATGGTTGGAGCAGGAAGGGCTTGTGCCAAAGCATAACAAGATCGTCGGGCCTCATACTTCCATGGAAGTATGCATGTATCACGGCCGGGGAAATCCGCGCTACCCGCGCTATCCAGGGCAGATTACAGATGACCGGACCTTGCGCATGATGATCGATGGCTACGATGTGGGTGTTCGCTATGTGGACGACCACCTGGCACGGACGATTGCGGCGCTCAAGGACGCGGGTGTTTATGATGATACCATGATCATCATCTCGGCGGACCATGGGGAAAACCTAGGTGAGTTGGGGATTTATGGCGAGCATGCCACGGCGGATGATGCCACCTGCCGTATCCCTCTGATTATAAAGTATCCGGGCGGGGCCCAGGGTGTGCGTAATCAAATGCTCCACTACAACATCGATCTTGCGCCCACGCTGATGGAGCTCTTTGGCGGCGAGAAACAGCCGATATGGGACGGTGATTCGTTTGCTGCTGCGATTGAGGCAGGCGATGATGTCGGACGGGATGAGGTCGTCTTTGGTCAGTGTGCGCACGTCTGCCAGCGTTCCGTGCGTTGGGGCCGGTGGCTCTACACCAAGACTTATCACGATGGCTTGCGGCTCTATCCGCAGGAGATGCTCTTCGATCTGGATGTGGATCCGCACGAAGAGAATGACATTGCCGACGAGAATCCTGAAATCTGCAGGGAAGGGCAGTGGCGTTTGTCCCGATGGCATGACGCACAGATGCAACGGATGGCTTTGAACGGTGGCGACATGGTGGATCCGCTTTGGACAGTCGTTCGTGAGGGCGGTCCATTTCATGCGCGTATTGGAAACTCCAGCCTGGGCGGGACGCCGTTGAAAGACGGGTTTGAAGATTACATGCAGCATCTCGAAGCGACCGATCGGCAGGAAGGAGCCATCCAGCTGCGGCAAAAGTATGCCGCGCAACTCGCGCGCTGTTAG
- a CDS encoding 2-hydroxycarboxylate transporter family protein, with protein sequence MPASLSRKTQYLCVSIALAIVIAASCLGVMPNGMIGAFGFLIAVGGLLAYVGDRAPIFKDYLGGAPFLCIFGAAFLVYLQILPEDLSGTVKTFMKQGGFLNFYIASLISGSILGMDRRLLKQAGPRYVFPLVGGVICAMVLTGLVGLLLVYGFKQTLIFVCFPIIGGGMGAGAVPMSEIVSKISGSMDAKTVLSKFVPALAIGNVLAIVIAGLLNKLGQRFPKLTGNGVLMKGFEITEPAEKAYSIDALGVGLFASCIFFISGYLIHHFIPWIHGYALMIILVGVLKVSNVIPEAIENACSGWYQFVVKNFTPALLVGIGIAYTDLHEVFQTISPTFFILVATTVLSIVIASGYIGMKVGFYFIESALTSGLGMADMGGTGDVAVLSAAKRMELMPFMQISSRLGGALILVLVSFFAPLLLT encoded by the coding sequence ATGCCTGCTTCACTTTCCCGTAAAACACAATATCTCTGCGTCTCCATCGCCCTTGCTATAGTCATTGCCGCGAGCTGTTTAGGCGTCATGCCGAATGGGATGATCGGCGCGTTTGGGTTCTTGATCGCAGTCGGCGGCTTACTTGCCTACGTGGGGGATCGGGCGCCGATTTTTAAAGACTATTTGGGCGGTGCTCCCTTTCTATGTATTTTTGGAGCCGCGTTCCTTGTCTATTTGCAGATCCTGCCCGAGGATTTATCGGGGACGGTTAAGACCTTCATGAAACAGGGGGGCTTCTTGAACTTCTATATCGCATCGCTCATCTCGGGATCCATTTTGGGGATGGACCGGCGTTTGCTCAAGCAGGCTGGGCCGCGTTATGTGTTTCCCTTGGTGGGAGGGGTGATCTGCGCGATGGTCCTTACCGGACTGGTCGGCCTGCTGCTCGTTTACGGGTTCAAGCAAACCTTGATCTTTGTTTGTTTCCCCATCATCGGGGGCGGCATGGGTGCGGGGGCCGTTCCGATGTCGGAAATCGTCAGTAAGATATCCGGCAGCATGGATGCGAAGACTGTCCTCTCGAAATTCGTGCCGGCGCTGGCGATCGGCAATGTGCTTGCCATAGTCATTGCCGGATTGCTGAACAAGCTGGGCCAGCGCTTTCCGAAGCTTACGGGAAATGGTGTTCTAATGAAGGGCTTCGAGATTACAGAACCGGCTGAGAAAGCTTATTCGATAGATGCCTTGGGCGTCGGCCTATTTGCCTCCTGTATCTTTTTCATTTCGGGCTACCTGATTCATCACTTCATCCCCTGGATTCATGGCTATGCATTGATGATCATCCTCGTTGGCGTCTTGAAGGTTTCCAATGTCATACCGGAGGCTATCGAAAACGCCTGTAGCGGTTGGTATCAGTTTGTCGTCAAGAATTTCACTCCCGCCTTACTTGTGGGAATTGGGATTGCCTACACGGACTTGCATGAAGTGTTTCAGACGATCTCTCCGACCTTCTTCATTCTGGTTGCCACAACCGTGCTATCTATCGTGATCGCGTCCGGCTATATCGGAATGAAGGTCGGTTTCTATTTCATCGAGTCTGCGCTCACCTCGGGCTTGGGGATGGCGGACATGGGAGGCACCGGCGACGTCGCCGTCCTCTCTGCTGCGAAACGGATGGAGCTGATGCCATTTATGCAAATCTCGTCGCGGCTGGGGGGTGCCCTCATTCTAGTTCTCGTCAGTTTCTTTGCGCCTTTGCTTCTGACCTAA
- a CDS encoding ATP-binding protein has product MLSRTAEKLLPEYADEFPIVAVTGPRQSGKTTLVRKVFGDKPYVNLEDLDQYQFALEDPRGFLGQFQDGAILDEVQRCPDLFNYLQGRVDADDRNGLYILTGSSQFQLNREISQSLAGRVGNLSLLPFSITELKAADQFNTSIDHNLFHGFYPRILAKGSTPRRWLNAYIETYLERDVRQLLEIRNRDNFLRFVSLCAGNVGALLNLSRIATDCSITVPTATSWLSVLKASYICFTLQPHASNFRKRIVKTPKLYFHDVGLACRLLGIQEESQIKTHPLRGNLFENLIVADVLKTQYNLGNDPQLYFWRDNTGLEIDLLIERGRQLHPVEIKSGETYTASWLNNLNKWKTLAGDRVSHPTLCYGGEWSGTRSGIRTRNWHQFCQKPDR; this is encoded by the coding sequence ATGCTTTCCCGCACTGCCGAAAAACTACTTCCGGAATACGCCGACGAATTCCCGATTGTGGCCGTCACCGGTCCCCGACAATCGGGCAAGACGACGCTTGTCCGGAAAGTCTTCGGGGATAAGCCTTACGTAAATCTGGAGGACTTGGATCAATACCAGTTCGCGCTTGAAGATCCGCGTGGCTTTCTCGGACAATTTCAGGACGGTGCCATCCTGGACGAGGTTCAACGTTGCCCGGACTTATTCAACTATCTGCAAGGACGGGTCGATGCGGATGATCGCAACGGGCTCTACATCCTGACCGGCTCTTCCCAATTTCAACTGAACCGTGAAATTTCTCAGAGCCTCGCGGGCCGTGTCGGCAATCTTTCCTTGCTACCGTTTTCCATCACGGAACTGAAAGCTGCCGATCAGTTCAATACGTCCATCGATCACAATCTCTTTCATGGGTTTTACCCGCGCATCCTGGCCAAGGGCAGCACACCGCGCCGATGGCTCAATGCCTACATCGAAACCTACCTCGAAAGGGACGTCCGCCAGTTGCTGGAGATTAGGAACCGGGACAATTTCCTGCGCTTTGTTTCTCTGTGTGCAGGCAATGTCGGCGCATTGCTCAACCTAAGCCGGATTGCCACCGACTGCTCGATCACCGTCCCCACGGCGACATCATGGCTGAGTGTATTAAAAGCATCCTACATTTGCTTTACCCTCCAACCACATGCATCCAATTTCAGGAAGCGTATTGTCAAAACGCCTAAACTCTATTTCCATGACGTCGGGCTGGCCTGCCGCCTGCTCGGCATCCAGGAAGAAAGCCAAATTAAGACCCACCCTTTGCGAGGCAACCTGTTCGAGAACCTGATCGTGGCGGATGTCCTCAAGACACAATACAATCTGGGCAACGATCCGCAGCTATATTTCTGGAGGGACAACACCGGGCTGGAAATCGACCTGCTGATTGAGCGGGGCAGGCAATTACATCCCGTCGAAATCAAATCCGGCGAGACCTACACCGCCTCCTGGCTAAACAACCTGAACAAATGGAAGACTCTGGCGGGAGATCGGGTGAGCCACCCAACCCTGTGCTATGGTGGCGAGTGGTCCGGCACCCGCTCGGGCATCCGGACGCGCAACTGGCATCAGTTCTGTCAAAAACCAGATCGATAG
- a CDS encoding LacI family DNA-binding transcriptional regulator: protein MNSMNESPVTISQVAECAGVSVGTVSRVLNQASNVALENQEKVQRAIEELGYKKKTFSGPSASRRNGATPRSGNIGLIFADAGTEWISHPLNMAYTSGVESACEENGYHSLVEFAPADGSVPRCVREGKVDGVLIKVARQVPDFIKDIPPDMPMVLVGLNAPWVDLPQVSLDNYGAGWMVTKYLWERGHRRIGFLCSKGSHPLFVERMQGSIAFLRSRQAYTPDLVVAESSAQEISAQFLSEPQTSPPDMTEAFDQLMTQASKSPPTALVMANDWMARGMYDVLARRGLRVPQDISVVGFDNVALLCSSMSPQLTSFDLNFGAVVRAAALDLFDVIKAPHTKRDLSIRLVRGHLVERDSVSDVAAFG from the coding sequence ATGAATTCAATGAATGAAAGCCCTGTGACCATTAGCCAAGTTGCTGAATGTGCTGGGGTATCGGTTGGGACGGTGAGCCGAGTTCTTAATCAGGCCAGTAATGTTGCCTTGGAAAATCAAGAAAAGGTGCAGCGAGCAATCGAGGAGTTGGGTTATAAGAAGAAGACTTTTTCTGGCCCGTCGGCTTCTCGCAGAAATGGAGCAACGCCCCGGTCTGGAAATATAGGACTCATTTTTGCGGATGCTGGCACAGAGTGGATCAGCCACCCGCTTAACATGGCCTACACCTCCGGGGTTGAGAGCGCCTGTGAGGAGAACGGCTACCATTCTCTTGTCGAATTTGCACCCGCCGATGGCAGTGTGCCTCGCTGTGTGCGCGAGGGTAAAGTCGATGGAGTTTTGATTAAGGTGGCGCGGCAGGTTCCTGATTTTATCAAAGATATTCCGCCGGATATGCCTATGGTATTGGTCGGCCTGAATGCTCCGTGGGTTGATTTGCCTCAGGTCTCTCTTGATAACTACGGGGCTGGGTGGATGGTGACCAAGTATCTATGGGAGAGGGGGCATCGCCGAATCGGTTTTCTGTGCTCGAAGGGCAGTCACCCGTTGTTTGTCGAGCGCATGCAAGGGAGCATCGCGTTCCTGCGTAGTCGTCAGGCCTACACGCCGGATTTGGTTGTGGCCGAGTCGAGTGCTCAAGAGATCTCGGCCCAATTTCTCAGTGAGCCCCAGACATCGCCGCCGGATATGACGGAAGCCTTCGACCAGCTCATGACGCAAGCTTCCAAGTCTCCGCCGACCGCGCTGGTCATGGCCAACGACTGGATGGCTCGCGGCATGTATGACGTCTTGGCCCGCCGAGGCTTGCGCGTTCCGCAGGACATCAGCGTCGTCGGCTTCGATAATGTCGCTCTTCTTTGCTCATCCATGTCTCCCCAATTGACAAGTTTTGACCTGAACTTTGGGGCTGTCGTCAGGGCCGCCGCCTTGGACCTCTTTGATGTGATTAAGGCACCCCACACGAAGCGCGACTTGTCGATACGACTCGTGCGTGGACATCTGGTAGAGCGCGACTCGGTTTCGGATGTCGCCGCGTTTGGCTGA
- a CDS encoding DNRLRE domain-containing protein, translated as MIKYYKLPVAAIASIMLLGFAESAHADTVVFQDGTDNAFVTNYSGTEDTMLASNTWEASYGSRQNIQVGASLSPVDHGLLRFDLSSLQGVYSSIDSVTLRLYLNGSTGVGATAYTETLQVYSVSSANSGWIEGVNETIATNGQSTWHYLSQTGSGTGTTWAGSQGASTTGTDYDSTLLASYNYDNTGRESYIDLTISGAVIESWITGENAGLLFKTTTEAATGDLDKRIEFYSSEVTTESLRPSLIINFTAIPEPSSAALVSGLLVVGGAILIRKRRVRA; from the coding sequence ATGATTAAATATTATAAACTCCCCGTGGCTGCTATCGCATCGATCATGCTCTTAGGGTTCGCTGAGTCGGCGCATGCCGATACGGTCGTCTTCCAGGATGGAACCGATAATGCGTTTGTGACCAATTACTCCGGAACGGAAGATACCATGCTTGCATCCAATACTTGGGAAGCGAGCTATGGCTCCCGGCAGAATATTCAAGTAGGGGCCAGCCTCAGTCCTGTGGACCATGGTTTGCTGCGATTTGACCTTTCCTCATTGCAGGGGGTATATTCGTCCATCGATTCGGTCACATTGCGTCTCTATCTGAATGGTTCGACCGGTGTGGGCGCAACCGCTTACACGGAGACTTTGCAGGTTTATTCTGTGAGTAGTGCAAATTCTGGCTGGATTGAGGGTGTCAATGAAACCATCGCGACGAATGGCCAGAGCACGTGGCATTATTTGAGCCAAACCGGTTCGGGGACGGGAACGACGTGGGCCGGATCGCAGGGAGCCAGCACGACGGGGACGGACTACGACAGCACGCTCCTGGCCAGCTACAATTATGACAATACCGGACGAGAGTCCTACATCGACCTGACGATTTCGGGCGCTGTAATCGAGTCATGGATTACCGGAGAGAACGCGGGACTACTTTTTAAAACAACTACCGAAGCTGCAACGGGTGACCTCGACAAGCGGATCGAGTTCTATTCTTCGGAGGTGACTACGGAGTCGTTGCGTCCTTCCCTTATTATTAATTTCACTGCGATCCCCGAACCGTCTTCGGCTGCATTGGTGAGCGGACTTCTCGTTGTGGGGGGCGCCATTCTCATCCGCAAGCGAAGAGTTCGCGCATAG